Proteins from one Cicer arietinum cultivar CDC Frontier isolate Library 1 chromosome 3, Cicar.CDCFrontier_v2.0, whole genome shotgun sequence genomic window:
- the LOC101501343 gene encoding uncharacterized protein — protein sequence MSWFLVILFLIVTFGSFSEASHDKKPLPSAVVVGTVYCDTCFQQDFSMDSHFISGASVEVECKDGNKISKPTRRFKKQVKTNKHGEFRVQLPFSVSKHVKKIKGCVVKLISSNEPYCAVASTATSSSLHLKSKKQGLHIFSAGFFSFKPLKQPNLCNQKPKNKNHHLFDSLKTSSYIPNYIDPSFQPPLQDPITPPSLGDVLPLLPPLLPLLPKLPPLQIPILTPPIPREKINDQYSTLSQSTKNPKKVEKVDNIETFNIPPNPLFPPPLVPNNPLLQPPSSPLIPPNPFQPPTPPPSFFPPNPLQPPPSRSSSPLFPFPSVPGFGPSPSPPSPPPSLSFPFPPIFPPPGTTPPSSKKASP from the exons ATGTCTTGGTTCCTTGTAATACTGTTTCTGATAGTTACATTTGGTAGTTTTTCTGAGGCTAGCCATGACAAGAAACCTCTTCCTTCTGCTGTTGTTGTTGGCACTGTTTACTGTGACACATGTTTCCAACAGGATTTCTCCATGGATAGCCATTTCATTTCAG GTGCATCAGTTGAAGTAGAATGCAAAGATggaaacaaaatttcaaaaccaACAAGAAGATTCAAGAAACAAGTAAAAACAAACAAGCATGGTGAATTCAGAGTCCAACTCCCATTCTCAGTTAGCAAACATGTGAAAAAAATCAAAGGATGTGTTGTGAAATTAATAAGCAGCAATGAACCATATTGTGCTGTAGCCTCAACAGCCACATCTTCATCACTTcacctaaaatcaaaaaaaCAAGGACTTCACATTTTCTCAGCTGGTTTTTTCTCATTCAAACCACTTAAACAACCAAATCTTTgtaaccaaaaaccaaaaaacaaGAATCACCATCTTTTTGATTCTTTGAAAACTTCATCATATATTCCTAATTACATTGATCCATCATTTCAACCACCACTTCAAGATCCAATCACACCACCTAGTCTTGGTGATGTTCTTCCTTTGCTTCCACCACTTCTTCCACTATTACCAAAACTACCCCCATTGCAAATACCAATACTGACACCACCAATCCCTAGAGAAAAAATCAATGATCAATATTCCACATTATCACAATCAactaaaaatccaaaaaaagttgaaaaagtGGATAACATTGAAACATTTAATATTCCTCCTAATCCATTGTTTCCACCACCATTAGTACCTAATAATCCATTATTACAACCACCAAGTTCACCACTTATTCCTCCTAACCCATTTCAACCACCAACACCACCACCATCATTTTTTCCTCCTAATCCATTACAGCCTCCTCCATCAAGATCTTCTTCACCATTGTTTCCTTTTCCATCTGTACCAGGTTTTGGTCCTTCTCCTTCACCACCTTCACCACCACCAAGTTtgtcttttccttttcctcCAATATTCCCTCCACCTGGTACAACTCCTCCTTCTTCAAAGAAGGCTTCTCCTTAA